One region of Lytechinus pictus isolate F3 Inbred chromosome 8, Lp3.0, whole genome shotgun sequence genomic DNA includes:
- the LOC135153063 gene encoding dual specificity tyrosine-phosphorylation-regulated kinase 1A-like isoform X2, with the protein MRELLDFELFFSLWDDDLIRKPKTYHNIYEEGILWRYQIISVVGCGAHGKVAKAFDHQEQEYVAIKIIKNKKPFLNQAQIEVRLLELMNKHDADSKYYIVKLKRHFMFRNHLCLVFELLSYNLYDLLRNTNFRGVSLNLTRKFAQQMCTALLFLATPELNIIHCDLKPENILLCNPKRSAIKIIDFGSSCQLGQRIYQYIQSRFYRSPEVLLGISYDMAIDMWSLGCILVEMHTGEPLFSGSNEVDQMNKIIEVLGMPPNHIIEQAPKAHKYFIKTEKNWVLKRSRDGKKYKSPGTRKLHDILGVELGGPGGRRAGEPGHTVSDYLKFKDLILRMLEYDPAVRIKPYYALQHSFFKRTADGSTNTSNSTSASPAMDQAGSPPAEHSSGSSSGGATGGSNHGSGSGGRAQSDPTHQNSTTNHALGHQHAGNSSGTMDYESMSSHSSLTSGMSSGDVVFASSSSSARGHSSSHTYPHPHSHSRKHHHHHSSHGHSLPSPAVPASNVNLSQTVIQAPIVTMGIPTIPVTMGMPHVHQAGIVTTPGYVYSSHSSLENTQSSSLSSGSLNMPMGAYAIPTHHHPSSSTQQTLINNPHLHGTTTGTGGIALTSNVSGTSSVPYAFALPVQSAVSTGLVNSQTTRQADDSPMVGVCVQQSPVASH; encoded by the exons GTTGCGAAAGCATTCGACCACCAAGAGCAGGAATATGTTGCAATAAAGATCATCAAGAACAAGAAGCCTTTCCTCAACCAAGCACAGATCGAGGTCCGACTTCTAGAGCTCATGAATAAACATGATGCTGACAGCAAGTATTATATAG TTAAACTGAAGCGGCACTTCATGTTCCGAAACCATCTCTGTCTCGTCTTCGAGCTTCTATCCTACAACCTCTACGACCTCCTCCGGAACACCAACTTCCGGGGCGTGTCTCTCAACCTCACCCGCAAGTTCGCCCAGCAGATGTGCACAGCCCTTCTGTTTCTGGCCACGCCCGAACTCAACATCATCCACTGCGACCTGAAGCCCGAGAATATCCTCCTGTGCAATCCCAAGCGAAGCGCGATCAAGATCATCGACTTTGGTAGCTCCTGTCAGCTCGGACAGAGG ATATACCAATATATCCAGAGTCGGTTCTACCGGTCGCCAGAGGTGTTATTAGGTATATCATACGACATGGCTATTGATATGTGGAGTCTGGGCTGTATACTGGTGGAAATGCACACGGGTGAACCACTCTTCAGTGGATCAAATGAG gtTGACCAGATGAACAAGATTATTGAAGTGTTAGGGATGCCGCCAAACCATATCATCGAACAGGCTCCGAAAGCTCACAAATACTTCATCAAGACAGAAAAGAATTGGGTACTCAAAAGGAGTCGGGATGGAAAGAAG TACAAGAGTCCAGGAACGCGGAAGCTCCACGATATCTTAGGGGTGGAGCTTGGAGGTCCCGGCGGTAGAAGAGCGGGTGAACCTGGTCATACTGTCTCTGATTATCTCAAATTCAAGGACCTCATTCTAAG gaTGTTGGAGTACGATCCCGCCGTCAGGATAAAACCCTACTATGCTCTCCAGCACTCCTTCTTCAAGAGGACGGCCGACGGTAGCACCAATACGTCCAATAGCACGTCGGCAAGTCCAGCCATGGACCAGGCCGGTAGTCCGCCCGCTGAGCACTCGTCTGGGTCTAGCTCAG GAGGGGCTACAGGGGGCTCCAACCACGGCTCTGGGTCCGGTGGAAGGGCGCAGTCTGACCCCACCCATCAGAATAGCACTACAAACCACGCCCTCGGACACCAGCACGCTGGCAACTCATCGGGAACTATGGACTATGAATCAATGTCATCGCACTCCAGCTTGACTTCGGGGATGTCGAGCGGGGACGTCGTGTTTGCGTCATCGTCGAGCAGTGCTCGTGGACACTCTAGCTCGCATACGTATCCCCATCCCCACTCGCATAGTCGCaagcaccaccatcatcactcgTCGCATGGACATAGCCTCCCGTCGCCAGCTGTTCCGGCCAGCAATGTGAATTTATCTCAGACTGTGATTCAAGCTCCTATAGTGACAATGGGTATTCCGACGATACCGGTGACAATGGGGATGCCGCACGTGCATCAGGCTGGTATCGTCACGACGCCGGGTTACGTGTATTCCTCGCACAGTTCGCTGGAGAATACTCAGAGCAGCTCGTTAAGTAGTGGTTCGTTAAACATGCCTATGGGCGCTTATGCAATACCGACTCACCACCACCCGTCGTCGTCGACGCAACAGACGCTTATAAACAATCCCCATTTACACGGGACGACGACGGGGACGGGGGGTATCGCGTTGACGAGTAATGTGAGCGGGACGAGCAGTGTCCCGTATGCGTTCGCGTTGCCGGTGCAGTCGGCCGTGAGTACGGGGCTTGTGAACTCTCAAACGACGAGGCAAGCGGATGATTCGCCGATGGTAGGGGTGTGTGTTCAACAGAGCCCGGTAGCGTCGCATTGA